Below is a window of Arabidopsis thaliana chromosome 2, partial sequence DNA.
AGCCGCGTGGCAGAGGTGGCTCCATCCGACTACGAGTATCTATACAGATTCCTAGAGCCGTTGGTTGCTCCGGAGAGTGGCCACGTGCTTTACACGCGCACCTCCACACGTGTCCGGTGACGGTCTCGTACCTTGTAAACCCTTTCGCCGGGTCAGAGTGTTTGCTTCCGTTGGCTTTACTTCGTAGCTTCTGCAGCTGAGATGTGCTCAGTGGTAGCATCACCACaatcgttttcttctttctctcttctacATTGTCCGTTTCTCCGATCAAAAACGGTGGCTGATCAAACTCTTTGTGGTCGAACTTTGGGGGCGACACAAACGGTGGGAGCGGTTCACCAGCCCAGAGGATTTTCCGGTCTAGAAATGGAACGGTTTCTAACGGTTCACCGCGCGCGAGTCTTCCCCATTCCGATATTAAGTGAAGCGCGCTTTGGCCATCTACGATCGCGTGGGAAACGTTGACGCTAAGGCTTATTCCACCGCATTTGAATTTGGTTACCTGAGCTAAAAATAGAGGAATCGTTTCGATAGGgtttttatagtttacttGCGGCATAAGATTCTCGAATTCCGGCGTAGGAGAGAAGTCTTTGAAATCCGAAAGCTTCCCCTCAGATTCCGCTTCAATGAATTCCACTCCCTCGGCGTTACAATTGAGCTCGAACCGTCCCCGAGGGAGCCATCTGAGACGGCCAGCCATAGGGTAAAA
It encodes the following:
- the SHT gene encoding spermidine hydroxycinnamoyl transferase (spermidine hydroxycinnamoyl transferase (SHT); CONTAINS InterPro DOMAIN/s: Transferase (InterPro:IPR003480); BEST Arabidopsis thaliana protein match is: hydroxycinnamoyl-CoA shikimate/quinate hydroxycinnamoyl transferase (TAIR:AT5G48930.1); Has 2876 Blast hits to 2852 proteins in 161 species: Archae - 0; Bacteria - 0; Metazoa - 0; Fungi - 114; Plants - 2754; Viruses - 0; Other Eukaryotes - 8 (source: NCBI BLink).), which translates into the protein MAPITFRKSYTIVPAEPTWSGRFPLAEWDQVGTITHIPTLYFYDKPSESFQGNVVEILKTSLSRVLVHFYPMAGRLRWLPRGRFELNCNAEGVEFIEAESEGKLSDFKDFSPTPEFENLMPQVNYKNPIETIPLFLAQVTKFKCGGISLSVNVSHAIVDGQSALHLISEWGRLARGEPLETVPFLDRKILWAGEPLPPFVSPPKFDHKEFDQPPFLIGETDNVEERKKKTIVVMLPLSTSQLQKLRSKANGSKHSDPAKGFTRYETVTGHVWRCACKARGHSPEQPTALGICIDTRSRMEPPLPRGYFGNATLDVVAASTSGELISNELGFAASLISKAIKNVTNEYVMIGIEYLKNQKDLKKFQDLHALGSTEGPFYGNPNLGVVSWLTLPMYGLDFGWGKEFYTGPGTHDFDGDSLILPDQNEDGSVILATCLQVAHMEAFKKHFYEDI